A genomic window from Amia ocellicauda isolate fAmiCal2 chromosome 15, fAmiCal2.hap1, whole genome shotgun sequence includes:
- the etv6 gene encoding transcription factor ETV6 isoform X3 gives MEEEPTRLPAHLRLQPVYWSRDDVSQWLKWAEKEFSLHPINNNTFEMNGKALLLLTKEDFRYRSPHSGDVLYELLQHILKQRKAHSFYPSIFFPGNSFQTQPESALQHHKLEETVRRTPRGTESVHNHPPTIELRHRPRTPRLNSQDQSPNSRRSPLSNAPRHLSPEDRLPPAPHLHENNHGSAMEEPYHLSVSPEENNSHCPTPSEGQRSGSPYQDNPRVIQLMPSTIMHPLIINPRQTSDFKHSRASENGREGKSIHLAHREDLLYRNHIMMPVSPPEEQALPIGRIADCRLLWDYVYQLLSDSRYENYIRWEDKETKVFRIVDPNGLARLWGNHKNRTNMTYEKMSRALRHYYKLNIIRKEPGQRLLFRFMKTPDEIMSGQTDRLEHLESDLDEQMYVKEEC, from the exons GCCTGCAGCCAGTATACTGGAGCCGAGATGACGTGTCTCAGTGGCTGAAATGGGCAGAAAAGGAGTTTTCCCTGCACCCCATCAACAACAACACGTTTGAAATGAACGGAAAAGCACTTCTCCTGCTGACCAAAGAGGATTTCCGCTACAGATCTCCCCATTCCG GGGATGTTCTGTACGAGCTTCTTCAGCACATTCTCAAGCAGAGGAAAGCCCACTCTTTCTACCCATCCATTTTCTTCCCAGGAAACTCCTTTCAGACGCAGCCAGAGAGTGCTCTTCAGCACCACAAGCTCGAAG AAACGGTACGGCGAACTCCACGAGGTACGGAGAGCGTTCacaaccacccccccaccatTGAGCTCCGGCATCGCCCCCGCACCCCTCGGCTGAACAGCCAGGACCAGTCGCCCAATTCCCGGAGGTCCCCTCTCAGTAACGCCCCCCGACACCTCTCCCCCGAGGACAGGCTGCCTCCCGCCCCGCACCTGCACGAGAACAACCACGGCTCGGCCATGGAGGAGCCCTACCACCTGTCTGTGTCGCCGGAGGAGAACAACAGCCACTGCCCCACCCCCTCGGAGGGACAGCGCTCGGGCAGCCCCTACCAAGACAACCCCCGCGTGATCCAGCTCATGCCCAGCACCATCATGCACCCCCTCATCATCAACCCCAGGCAGACGTCAGACTTCAAGCACTCACGGGCCTCGGAGAACGGCAGGGAGGGCAAGTCCATCCACCTGGCTCACCGGGAAGACCTCCTCTACAGGAACCATATCATGATGCCAGTTTCACCTCCGGAGGAACAGGCATTGCCCATTGGCAGGATAGCTG ATTGCAGGTTGCTGTGGGATTATGTTTATCAGCTCCTCTCTGACAGCCGGTACGAGAACTACATTCGTTGGGAAGATAAGGAAACTAAAGTTTTTCGAATAGTGGATCCCAATGGTCTTGCTCGACTTTGGGGAAATCATAAG aACAGGACCAATATGACCTATGAGAAGATGTCAAGAGCACTGCGGCACTATTATAAACTGAACATCATCCGGAAGGAGCCGGGACAACGACTTCTGTTCAG GTTCATGAAAACCCCGGACGAAATCATGAGTGGACAGACTGACAGGCTGGAACATCTCGAGTCAGATCTAGATGAGCAAATGTATGTCAAGGAAGAGTGCTAA
- the etv6 gene encoding transcription factor ETV6 isoform X4 codes for MNGKALLLLTKEDFRYRSPHSGDVLYELLQHILKQRKAHSFYPSIFFPGNSFQTQPESALQHHKLEETVRRTPRGTESVHNHPPTIELRHRPRTPRLNSQDQSPNSRRSPLSNAPRHLSPEDRLPPAPHLHENNHGSAMEEPYHLSVSPEENNSHCPTPSEGQRSGSPYQDNPRVIQLMPSTIMHPLIINPRQTSDFKHSRASENGREGKSIHLAHREDLLYRNHIMMPVSPPEEQALPIGRIADCRLLWDYVYQLLSDSRYENYIRWEDKETKVFRIVDPNGLARLWGNHKNRTNMTYEKMSRALRHYYKLNIIRKEPGQRLLFRFMKTPDEIMSGQTDRLEHLESDLDEQMYVKEEC; via the exons ATGAACGGAAAAGCACTTCTCCTGCTGACCAAAGAGGATTTCCGCTACAGATCTCCCCATTCCG GGGATGTTCTGTACGAGCTTCTTCAGCACATTCTCAAGCAGAGGAAAGCCCACTCTTTCTACCCATCCATTTTCTTCCCAGGAAACTCCTTTCAGACGCAGCCAGAGAGTGCTCTTCAGCACCACAAGCTCGAAG AAACGGTACGGCGAACTCCACGAGGTACGGAGAGCGTTCacaaccacccccccaccatTGAGCTCCGGCATCGCCCCCGCACCCCTCGGCTGAACAGCCAGGACCAGTCGCCCAATTCCCGGAGGTCCCCTCTCAGTAACGCCCCCCGACACCTCTCCCCCGAGGACAGGCTGCCTCCCGCCCCGCACCTGCACGAGAACAACCACGGCTCGGCCATGGAGGAGCCCTACCACCTGTCTGTGTCGCCGGAGGAGAACAACAGCCACTGCCCCACCCCCTCGGAGGGACAGCGCTCGGGCAGCCCCTACCAAGACAACCCCCGCGTGATCCAGCTCATGCCCAGCACCATCATGCACCCCCTCATCATCAACCCCAGGCAGACGTCAGACTTCAAGCACTCACGGGCCTCGGAGAACGGCAGGGAGGGCAAGTCCATCCACCTGGCTCACCGGGAAGACCTCCTCTACAGGAACCATATCATGATGCCAGTTTCACCTCCGGAGGAACAGGCATTGCCCATTGGCAGGATAGCTG ATTGCAGGTTGCTGTGGGATTATGTTTATCAGCTCCTCTCTGACAGCCGGTACGAGAACTACATTCGTTGGGAAGATAAGGAAACTAAAGTTTTTCGAATAGTGGATCCCAATGGTCTTGCTCGACTTTGGGGAAATCATAAG aACAGGACCAATATGACCTATGAGAAGATGTCAAGAGCACTGCGGCACTATTATAAACTGAACATCATCCGGAAGGAGCCGGGACAACGACTTCTGTTCAG GTTCATGAAAACCCCGGACGAAATCATGAGTGGACAGACTGACAGGCTGGAACATCTCGAGTCAGATCTAGATGAGCAAATGTATGTCAAGGAAGAGTGCTAA